A window of the Manduca sexta isolate Smith_Timp_Sample1 unplaced genomic scaffold, JHU_Msex_v1.0 HiC_scaffold_56, whole genome shotgun sequence genome harbors these coding sequences:
- the LOC115440256 gene encoding KRR1 small subunit processome component homolog, whose translation MEVPEDNDEQQNSGPVENAWAMKIPKFKPEDNPHGLLEESKFATLFPKYREQYLKECWPLVQKVLKEHHIVAELDLIEGSITVKTTRKTWDPYIIIKARDLMKLLSRSVPFEQAVRVLEDEIGCDIIKINSFVRKKETFLKRRQRLIGPNGVTLKSIELLTECYVLVQGNTVSAVGPYKGLLQVRRIVEDTMKNIHPMYNIKSLMIKRELMKDPKLKNESWDRFLPKFKTKNVPRKQPKKKVKKPYTPFPPPQQESKVDKELATGEYFLKNEQKKAKRRHEKEEKQAQAKRARDEQRQKDFIPPEEKQAAPSTSEETSIDIKQLKAKMKKFSKQHKNVKKSKTDG comes from the coding sequence ATGGAAGTTCCGGAAGATAACGATGAACAACAAAATTCAGGTCCTGTTGAAAATGCGTGGGCTATGAAAATACCGAAATTTAAACCGGAAGATAACCCACACGGCCTGCTAGAGGAAAGTAAATTTGCGACGTTATTTCCAAAATATCGAGAACAATACTTAAAAGAATGTTGGCCCCTCGTCCAAAAGGTACTAAAAGAACATCATATTGTTGCCGAGTTAGATCTTATTGAAGGAAGCATAACGGTGAAGACTACAAGAAAAACTTGGGACCCTTACATTATCATTAAGGCCAGAGATTTAATGAAACTTCTGTCACGAAGTGTTCCATTCGAACAGGCAGTGAGAGTGTTAGAAGACGAAATAGGATGtgatattataaagattaattCCTTTGTCCGTAAAAAGGAGACATTTTTGAAACGGCGCCAACGTTTGATTGGGCCAAATGGTGTTACTCTGAAGTCAATAGAACTGCTAACAGAATGCTACGTACTTGTGCAAGGAAACACAGTGTCAGCAGTAGGACCCTATAAAGGTCTTCTTCAAGTCAGACGAATTGTTGAGgatacaatgaaaaatatacatccTATGTATAACATTAAAAGCTTGATGATAAAACGAGAACTCATGAAAGATCCGAAATTAAAAAATGAGAGCTGGGATAGGTTTTTGCctaaatttaaaaccaagaATGTACCCCGCAAACAACCTAAAAAGAAAGTTAAGAAACCATACACTCCATTCCCTCCACCGCAACAAGAAAGTAAAGTTGATAAAGAACTTGCAACCGGTGAGTACTTCCTCAAAAATGAGCAGAAAAAGGCTAAACGGCGTCATGAGAAGGAAGAGAAACAAGCACAAGCTAAACGAGCTCGTGATGAACAGAGGCAGAAAGATTTCATACCTCCAGAAGAAAAACAGGCTGCACCTTCTACATCAGAGGAAACTAGTATtgatattaaacaattaaaggcaaaaatgaaaaagttttcaaaacaacacaaaaatgttaaaaagagTAAAACTGATGGTTAA
- the LOC119188467 gene encoding serine--tRNA ligase, mitochondrial-like isoform X2 produces the protein MPLRQFPQHTVHIKIYSLDPHHHGPDLYLSGTAEMSLAGLLKNSIHKYDELPLKLAAVSRCFRAETSNVIEERGIYRVHQFTKVEMFIVTTPEQSEDMLEYIRSVQEELFAPLGFHMQILDMPPHELGAPAYRKYDIEAFMPGRKTFGEISSCSNCTDYQSRRLNIKYSDIASNKNTYVHTLNGTACAVPRTLIALLETHQDPKGKIYIPKVLQPYMDEKEYIGKNMNVPELKLVKIKR, from the exons ATGCCGTTACGGCAATTTCCCCAACACACAGTGCATATCAAG ATTTATTCTTTAGACCCACATCATCATGGTCCAGATTTGTACTTATCTGGGACAGCTGAGATGTCATTAGCTGGACTGCTTAAGAATTCAATCCACAAATATGATGAGCTTCCACTTAAGTTAGCTGCTGTTAGCCGGTGTTTTCGAGCTGAAACATCTAATGTAATAGAAGAGAGAGGTATTTATAG aGTTCACCAGTTCACAAAAGTAGAAATGTTTATAGTGACTACACCAGAGCAGTCTGAAGATATGCTGGAGTACATAAGAAGTGTACAAGAGGAACTGTTTGCTCCATTGGGCTTTCATATGCAAATTCTAGATATGCCTCCACATGAACTAGGTGCTCCTGCGTATAG GAAGTATGACATTGAAGCCTTTATGCCAGGTCGTAAGACGTTTGGAGAAATATCCAGCTGTAGCAATTGTACAGACTATCAATCAAGAAgacttaacattaaatattctgATATTGCTTCTAATAAAAACACCTATGTCCATACATTAAATGGTACTGCTTGTGCAGTACCAAGAACATTGATTGCATTATTGGAAACACACCAGGATCCAAAAGGAAAAATTTACATACCAAAAGTATTGCAACCTTATATGGATGAAAAAGAATATATTGGTAAAAACATGAATGTACCAGAActgaaattagtaaaaataaaacgataa
- the LOC119188467 gene encoding serine--tRNA ligase, mitochondrial-like isoform X1, whose product MNLLHRVISHIIRKSFPKNPILRFSSSATIPDIDVEYYCNQSNSNEIVNNINSRKGVGDIKRVLDLYDAVTAISPTHSAYQGMQQNLYTELSKLPNRTHPNVQKFTEPQVIKEINNKKDFGNHTPLEFSEITRLLNYVRTDKLGYTCGHKSYYFLGNLAILEEALVKYTVATLLKKNFQLVSVPDILPSSVLESCGMTINSDRTQIYSLDPHHHGPDLYLSGTAEMSLAGLLKNSIHKYDELPLKLAAVSRCFRAETSNVIEERGIYRVHQFTKVEMFIVTTPEQSEDMLEYIRSVQEELFAPLGFHMQILDMPPHELGAPAYRKYDIEAFMPGRKTFGEISSCSNCTDYQSRRLNIKYSDIASNKNTYVHTLNGTACAVPRTLIALLETHQDPKGKIYIPKVLQPYMDEKEYIGKNMNVPELKLVKIKR is encoded by the exons atgaatttattacataGAGTGATTTCCCACATAATTAGAAAATCTTTCCCAAAAAACCCGATATTGAGGTTTAGCTCATCGGCTACTATTCCTGACATAGATGTCGAATATTACTGTAATCAAAGTAATTCTAACGAAATTGTTAAcaacataaacagtagaaaaggTGTCGGTGATATAAAACGGGTCTTGGACCTTTACGATGCCGTTACGGCAATTTCCCCAACACACAGTGCATATCAAGGTATGCAACAAAACTTGTATACAGAACTGAGTAAGTTGCCCAATCGCACCCATCCAAATGTCCAAAAGTTTACCGAACCACAAGtgataaaagaaattaataataaaaaagactttGGCAATCACACACCCTTAGAATTCAGCGAGATTACTCgccttttaaattatgtaagaaCAGATAAACTTGGATACACATGTGGTCACAAAAGTTATTACTTTTTGGGTAACCTGGCCATTTTAGAAGAGGCTTTGGTAAAGTACACAGTAGCTACAttgctaaaaaaaaatttccAACTAGTATCTGTGCCTGATATACTTCCGAGTAGTGTCTTAGAAAGCTGTGGAATGACTATCAATAGTGATCGTACACAG ATTTATTCTTTAGACCCACATCATCATGGTCCAGATTTGTACTTATCTGGGACAGCTGAGATGTCATTAGCTGGACTGCTTAAGAATTCAATCCACAAATATGATGAGCTTCCACTTAAGTTAGCTGCTGTTAGCCGGTGTTTTCGAGCTGAAACATCTAATGTAATAGAAGAGAGAGGTATTTATAG aGTTCACCAGTTCACAAAAGTAGAAATGTTTATAGTGACTACACCAGAGCAGTCTGAAGATATGCTGGAGTACATAAGAAGTGTACAAGAGGAACTGTTTGCTCCATTGGGCTTTCATATGCAAATTCTAGATATGCCTCCACATGAACTAGGTGCTCCTGCGTATAG GAAGTATGACATTGAAGCCTTTATGCCAGGTCGTAAGACGTTTGGAGAAATATCCAGCTGTAGCAATTGTACAGACTATCAATCAAGAAgacttaacattaaatattctgATATTGCTTCTAATAAAAACACCTATGTCCATACATTAAATGGTACTGCTTGTGCAGTACCAAGAACATTGATTGCATTATTGGAAACACACCAGGATCCAAAAGGAAAAATTTACATACCAAAAGTATTGCAACCTTATATGGATGAAAAAGAATATATTGGTAAAAACATGAATGTACCAGAActgaaattagtaaaaataaaacgataa
- the LOC115456240 gene encoding LOW QUALITY PROTEIN: DNA (cytosine-5)-methyltransferase 1 (The sequence of the model RefSeq protein was modified relative to this genomic sequence to represent the inferred CDS: inserted 1 base in 1 codon; deleted 2 bases in 1 codon), producing the protein MPVKNHNEGSKQNKTSPPGSFNKAGTRRSARNENQLKITNMFAIKRRNSSEDDQNETSNKKPKLENKDENSIISLNNDCIEIKDSNDNVELIDHKENGEKTKNMQDDEIPKETEKIGVLVNVENGNVNDDTKNDAQIISELQQNKQKNPDTEQCEICGQFLNNSDLVYYQGHPQDAVEEYIALTNDKLVLASGDEGDIMERPQTNITGFAIFDEQGHLCPIDGGLVENDIRIYMSGYLKSICSDSSDIDEESIPVKDVGPIIEWFIHGFDGGDRNCITLSTEFGEYNLLKPSEAYTPLMNNLYEKIWLSKVVVEYLEEFHYLQPTYEDLLEVVRSSYIPDLNDKKMTEEMLHKHAQFVCDQVVSLEADEDDEPLITLPCMRELIKLMGIKFGKRRIRTKIDYKKVDKKAWTKATTTPLVRKTFESFFTDQLDKTNHELVLRRKRCGVCEACQLPDCGECNACRAMAKFGGHGRTKKACVRRLCPNMAVEQAEDSEPDDEEEYQQMADKKQQDRIDDTVPVKLTGSCSKKINWVGDPVKADSTKIYYERVEIDGAELCNGDFVMIETSQLNIPALVARVVYMWKETINPKSGYFHGEVFIRASDTVLGEVGDAREIFLGDRCCHGAPLSSILRKACVEKMEIQNDWFRLGGKEVDEKNVEDDGKTYFYSKYYERFTARFEDLPENPTCPNQLRKHRFCPSCERKTRRDAKNIPKVSGKLVDKSDIVTEENRTEWTLVRWQDNDYKKGCGVFLKPGTFKLKNNYLNVHYSQKQKLEKVDEDIYTEYYRKSDNNLRGSNIDTGEPFCVGFIAAVTAIGDGPLIVPQDIYLKVNILYRPENTTSKFPHHEDINLVYWSNEIKEVPFSAVVGPCNLIYEKNVPSHESLQGWLDRDPSRFYFRMAFDKTCGEFVDVPNYATTVGRTDKGKDKGKGKGKSSKATETNNQPNKVEEVKVRPLRTLDVFAGCGGLSDGLHQAGVAECRWAVENLEAAAHAYSLNNKNCIVFNEDCNALLRDALAGASHSSGGLRLPQQGXVELLCGGPPCQGFSGMNRFNSREYSNFKNSLVASYLSYCDYYRPKYFIFENVRNFVAFKKGMVLKLTLRALLDMGYQCTFGILQAGNYGVPQTRRRLIILAAAPGYKLPLYPEPTHVFSRRACSLTTTIDGKRFVTNIHWDESAPRRTCTIQDAMSDLPQICNGANKIEIDYGSMPETHFQRRVRSRDENTKLRDHICKNMAPLIQARISRIPTTPGSDWRDLPNISVALSDGTKCKVLQYRYDDKRNGRSPSGALRGVCACAAGKPCSAQDKQENTLIPWCLPHTGNRHNNWAGLYGRVSWDGYFSTTVTDPEPMGKQGRVLHPEQNRVVSVRECARSQGFRDTYVFAGSVLDKHRQVGNAVPPPLGAALGREIKKALTASPSS; encoded by the exons ATGCCTGTGAAGAATCACAATGAGggtagcaaacaaaataaaacttcgcCTCCGGGCTCTTTTAATAAGGC AGGCACAAGGAGATCGGCACGGAACGAAAATcagttaaaaattacaaatatgtttgCAATTAAGAGGAGAAATAGTTCTGAGGACGATCAGAATGAAACTAGTAAT aaaaagcCAAAGCTTgaaaataaagatgaaaattCAATCATATCTTTAAACAATGACTGCATAGAAATAAAAGATAGCAATGATAATGTAGAACTTATTGATCATAAGGAAAATGGCGAGAAAACTAAAAACATGCAAGATGATGAAATCCCAAAAGAAACTGAA AAAATTGGTGTATTGGTAAATGTGGAGAATGGGAATGTCAATGATGATACAAAAAATGATGCACAAATTATTTCAGAATTAcagcaaaataaacaaaaaaatccagACACTGAGCAATGTGAAATTTGTGGTCAATTTTTGAATAATTCTGACCTTGTTTATTATCAAGGACATCCACAAGACGCTGTGGAGGAATACATAGCGTTAACTAATGACAAACTGGTTTTAGCATCTG GTGATGAAGGAGACATTATGGAGCGACCTCAAACTAACATAACTGGTTTTGCCATATTTGATGAACAAGGGCATCTGTGTCCTATAGATGGTGGACTTGTTGAGAATGATATACGTATTTATATGTCAGGGTATTTGAAATCAATTTGCTCTGATTCGTCAGATATCGATGAAGAATCCATACCTGTCAAGGATGTAGGCCCGATAATTGAGTG GTTTATCCATGGGTTTGATGGTGGAGATAGAAATTGTATCACCTTGTCTACCGAATTTGGAGAATACAATCTGCTAAAACCCAGTGAAGCATACACACCTCTCATGaacaatttgtatgaaaaaatatggtTGAGTAAAGTAGTTGTTGAATATTTGGAAGAATTTCATTATCTTCAACCAACATATGAAGATTTGCTGGAAGTTGTCCGTAGTTCTTACATACCAGATctgaatgataaaaaaatgacaGAAGAGATGCTTCACAAACATGCACAATTTGTTTGTGATCAAGTGGTTAGCTTAGAAGCAGATGAAGATGATGAACCTCTCATTACTTTACCATGTATGAGGGAACTAATCAAATTAATGGGTATCAAATTCGGTAAGCGTAGAATACGCACTAAAATAGACTACAAAAAGGTAGATAAGAAGGCATGGACTAAAGCTACAACCACACCTTTAGTGAGAAAAACATTTGAAAGCTTCTTCACAGATCAACTAGACAAGACAAATCATGAGCTTGTACTGAGACGAAAAAGGTGTGGTGTTTGTGAAGCATGTCAATTGCCCGATTGTGGAGAGTGCAATGCCTGTCGTGCTATGGCTAAATTCGGAGGACATGGGCGCACTAAAAAGGCTTGTGTCCGAAGATTGTGTCCAAACATGGCAGTTGAGCAGGCTGAAGATTCTGAACCTGATGATGAAGAAGAATACCAGCAAATGGCGGATAAGAAGCAACAAGACAGAATTGATGATACTGTACCAGTTAAATTGACAGGGTCATGTAGTAAAAAGATTAACTGGGTTGGTGACCCAGTCAAGGCAGATTCTACAAAGATTTATTATGAGAGGGTTGAAATTGATGGTGCCGAATTATGTAATGGTGATTTTGTCATGATTGAAACCTCTCAATTGAATATACCAGCTTTAGTTGCCAGAGTCGTGTACATGTGGAAAGAAACTATCAATCCCAAATCTGGTTATTTTCATGGGGAAGTATTTATTAGGGCCTCAGATACTGTTTTAGGTGAAGTAGGAGATGCGAGGGAAATATTCTTAGGTGATAGGTGCTGCCATGGTGCACCCCTGTCTTCAATTCTAAGAAAAGCTTGTGTTGAGAAAATGGAAATACAAAATGACTGGTTTAGACTTGGTGGTAAAGAAGTAGATGAGAAAAACGTAGAAGATGATGGTAAGACTTACTTCTATAGCAAGTATTACGAGAGGTTTACTGCACGGTTTGAAGATCTACCAGAAAATCCAACTTGTCCTAATCAATTAAGGAAACATCGATTTTGTCCATCATGTGAGCGTAAAACAAGAAGAGATGCCAAAAATATTCCGAAGGTTTCAGGCAAGTTGGTTGACAAGTCAGACATTGTAACAGAAGAAAATAGAACAGAATGGACATTAGTCAGGTGGCAAGATAATGATTATAAGAAAGGTTGCGGCGTATTTTTAAAACCGGGgacatttaaactaaaaaacaacTACTTGAATGTCCACTATAGCCAGAAACAGAAATTAGAAAAGGTGGATGAAGATATTTATACCGAATATTACAGAAAAAGTGATAATAATTTGCGCGGTTCCAATATTGACACAGGAGAACCGTTTTGTGTAGGTTTTATCGCTGCCGTTACGGCTATTGGCGATGGGCCCCTTATTGTTCCCCAAGATATCTATTTGAAAGTAAACATATTGTATAGACCTGAAAATACAACTAGTAAATTCCCTCATCATGAAGACATTAATCTGGTTTATTGgagtaatgaaataaaagaagTGCCCTTCTCTGCAGTAGTAGGTccttgtaatttaatttacgaaAAGAATGTCCCCAGTCATGAATCACTTCAAGGGTGGCTGGATAGGGACCCAAGCAGATTTTACTTCAGAATGGCATTTGATAAAACTTGTGGTGAATTTGTGGATGTACCCAACTACGCTACGACTGTTGGCCGTACTGACAAAGGCAAAGATAAGGGTAAAGGAAAAGGCAAGTCCAGTAAGGCTACCGAAACCAATAACCAACCAAATAAAGTCGAAGAAGTAAAAGTGAGACCATTGAGAACTTTAGATGTATTCGCTGGTTGTGGAGGCTTATCTGACGGTCTTCATCAAGCAGGTGTTGCAGAGTGTCGATGGGCAGTGGAGAATCTTGAAGCTGCCGCTCACGCGTATTCATTGAATAACAAAAACTGTATAGTCTTTAATGAAGATTGTAACGCTCTATTGAGAGATGCGCTAGCCGGAGCCAGTCATAGTAGTGGAGGATTGCGCCTGCCGCAACAAG AAGTGGAACTATTGTGCGGTGGTCCGCCATGCCAAGGGTTCTCCGGTATGAACAGATTTAACTCGAGGGagtattcaaatttcaaaaattcCTTGGTTGCCTCGTATTTGTCCTATTGTGATTACTATAggccaaaatattttatcttcgaAAATGTCCGAAACTTTGTAGCATTCAAGAAGGGCATGGTTTTGAAATTAACTCTACGTGCCCTGCTGGATATGGGCTATCAATGCACGTTTGGTATTTTGCAAGCTGGTAATTATGGAGTACCACAGACGAGACGTAGGTTGATCATTTTGGCGGCTGCACCTGGCTACAAGTTGCCTTTGTACCCTGAACCTACACATGTTTTCAGTAGACGAGCATGTTCCCTAACTACTACTATAGACGGCAAAagatttgtaacaaatatacatTGGGACGAATCGGCTCCGAGAAGGACTTGCACCATTCAAGACGCGATGAGCGATCTGCCCCAAATATGTAACGGCGCTAATAAAATTGAGATCGATTACGGTTCGATGCCAGAAACACACTTCCAACGACGCGTCAGAAGCAGAGACGAGAATACGAAATTACGAGATCATATTTGTAAGAATATGGCACCGCTCATTCAAGCCAGAATTAGTCGAATCCCCACCACGCCTGGTTCAGACTGGCGGGATTTGCCGAATATATCTGTCGCATTGTCCGACGGAACCAAGTGCAAG GTGTTGCAATACCGGTACGACGACAAGAGGAACGGTCGCTCTCCTAGCGGTGCGCTGCGTGGCGTGTGCGCATGCGCAGCGGGCAAGCCGTGCTCGGCGCAGGACAAGCAGGAGAATACTCTCATACCATGGTGTCTGCCGCACACCGGCAACCGACATAATAACTGGGCTGGTCTTTACG GTCGCGTGTCTTGGGACGGATACTTCAGCACGACGGTGACGGACCCTGAGCCGATGGGCAAGCAGGGCCGTGTCCTACACCCTGAGCAAAACCGCGTGGTGTCGGTGCGAGAGTGCGCGCGCTCGCAGGGCTTCCGCGACACGTACGTGTTCGCCGGCTCCGTCCTCGACAAACATCGACAG GTTGGGAATGCAGTACCGCCGCCTCTCGGAGCAGCGTTAGGTAGAGAAATAAAGAAAGCGTTGACAGCGAGTCCTTCTTCATAA
- the LOC119193454 gene encoding uncharacterized protein LOC119193454, whose amino-acid sequence MGAMKSTPINAMQVECVEPPLHIRRQYLCDRFFFKIVQSTSHPLLDKLRTLSQSLPSNPRSMPCLLLSFRSFSQLSCPTFHSSLSPLYSLPYKALIFKPSVLLNFGINKGTIEANIVFNEILNSKWEGWLPMFCDASKLSDDACVGSAVWIPNSRIILSFKSPPCTSVFTGESIAILEAVRFAQSHKLDKSIIFSDSLSSLQAIMSNPFRSKSKFPITLKIRQTLFECALHNLKIVLAWIPGHEGIHGNETVDSCAKFATQSGSLEYYNYFSQDLCLLSLTRLTRTWNEQWRVSKSVKGKYYGDIVPDIPVKPWFSSSVNWTKLLFPLSVVFVSAMHAPRFIWQN is encoded by the coding sequence ATGGGGGCTATGAAATCTACTCCTATCAATGCCATGCAAGTGGAGTGCGTTGAACCCCCCCTTCATATCCGTCGCCAGTACCTGTGTGacagatttttctttaaaattgttcAATCTACTTCTCACCCTCTTTTAGATAAACTTAGAACTCTTTCACAGTCACTTCCAAGTAATCCACGGTCCATGCCTTGTCTTCTTCTTAGTTTCCGCAGTTTTTCTCAATTATCTTGCCCAACGTTCCATTCCTCACTTAGTCCTTTGTACTCCCTTCCTTATAAGGCCCTAATTTTTAAACCATCCGTCCTTCTCAATTTCGGCATAAATAAAGGTACAATTGAggcaaacattgtttttaatgagatattgaattcaaaatggGAGGGTTGGTTACCAATGTTTTGCGATGCCTCTAAATTATCAGATGACGCGTGCGTGGGTTCGGCTGTTTGGATTCCTAATTCACGCATCatactttcttttaaatctCCTCCCTGTACCTCTGTATTTACAGGAGAATCTATAGCAATACTTGAAGCTGTTCGATTTGCCCAATCGCATAAATTagataaatctataattttttccgACTCTTTAAGTAGTCTTCAGGCCATAATGTCCAATCCATTCCGCTCCAAATCTAAATTCCCTATTACCTTGAAAATAAGACAGACATTGTTTGAGTGTGCTCTACATAACCTTAAAATAGTACTGGCCTGGATTCCGGGTCATGAAGGGATTCATGGCAATGAAACTGTGGACTCCTGTGCAAAATTTGCGACTCAGAGTGGTTCCTTGGAATACTACAATTACTTCAGCCAAGACTTATGTCTTTTGTCCCTTACTCGACTAACTCGCACATGGAATGAGCAGTGGCGGGTATCTAAATCGGTGAAGGGAAAATACTATGGAGACATTGTTCCAGATATCCCAGTCAAACCATGGTTTTCAAGTTCCGTCAATTGGACAAAACTGCTATTTCCACTATCTGTCGTCTTCGTTTCGGCCATGCATGCACCCCGATTCATCTGGCAAAATTAA